One stretch of Aquimarina sp. Aq107 DNA includes these proteins:
- the modA gene encoding molybdate ABC transporter substrate-binding protein produces MLKTISLRLPKFKLEIYSIIILITVGCKEPKKETITIAAAANMQYAIEEISNAFTKQTGVPCELVISSSGKLTAQIIEGAPYDIFVSANMKYPNEIHENKLALETPKVYAYGQLVLWSMDQELTPSLEILTDSRVVNVAIANPRTAPYGKAAVEILNKNNIYDAVADKLVYGESVSQTNQFILSKSSEIGFTAMSVVLSKKIKDQGRWIPLDKKEYTPIEQGAVMIKREIQDSTNIRKFYEFLFSKDAREILEDFGYLVVE; encoded by the coding sequence GTGCTAAAAACGATTTCTTTAAGATTACCAAAATTTAAACTTGAAATTTACAGTATCATTATTCTGATTACTGTTGGATGTAAAGAGCCCAAAAAGGAGACGATTACTATTGCTGCTGCGGCTAATATGCAATACGCAATCGAGGAAATTTCTAACGCATTTACAAAACAAACAGGAGTGCCTTGTGAATTGGTAATTAGTTCTTCAGGAAAATTAACAGCACAAATTATAGAAGGCGCACCATATGATATTTTCGTTTCTGCAAATATGAAATATCCAAATGAAATTCATGAAAATAAATTAGCCTTAGAAACTCCTAAAGTTTATGCATATGGACAATTGGTGTTATGGTCTATGGATCAAGAATTAACTCCTTCTTTAGAAATATTGACTGATAGCCGCGTTGTTAACGTAGCGATAGCAAACCCTAGAACAGCACCATATGGTAAGGCAGCGGTAGAGATACTAAACAAAAATAACATATATGATGCTGTGGCGGACAAATTGGTTTATGGAGAAAGTGTTTCTCAGACGAATCAATTTATACTATCCAAATCTTCTGAAATCGGTTTTACTGCAATGTCCGTAGTGTTATCTAAAAAGATAAAAGATCAAGGGCGATGGATTCCTCTTGATAAAAAAGAGTATACGCCAATCGAACAAGGAGCCGTTATGATTAAAAGAGAAATTCAAGATTCTACGAATATTAGAAAATTTTATGAGTTTCTTTTTTCTAAAGATGCTAGAGAAATACTAGAAGATTTCGGATATTTAGTAGTTGAATAA
- a CDS encoding molybdopterin-binding protein, which translates to MVSIEINEYIKLKTILVETPDTAPYLHKGNLVKLLFKETEVIISKDDSSLISIQNKIPATIKKCDSGVLLSKITLRTAIGDIVAIITTEILNELSLKENLAVIVMIKVNEIMLSK; encoded by the coding sequence ATGGTTTCTATTGAAATAAATGAGTATATAAAGCTCAAAACTATTTTAGTCGAAACTCCTGATACTGCTCCTTATCTGCACAAAGGGAATTTAGTGAAGTTATTGTTTAAAGAAACCGAAGTAATCATTAGTAAAGATGATTCATCTTTAATTAGCATTCAAAATAAAATTCCTGCGACAATAAAAAAGTGTGATAGTGGAGTTTTATTAAGTAAGATAACTTTACGCACAGCTATAGGAGATATTGTCGCTATAATTACTACAGAAATTTTAAATGAACTTTCATTGAAAGAAAATTTAGCAGTAATTGTGATGATTAAGGTAAACGAAATTATGCTTTCTAAATGA
- the modB gene encoding molybdate ABC transporter permease subunit has translation MIDWGPIILTTKLALVTTVVLLVISIPLAYWLAYSKSRIKPIVETLVSMPLVLPPTVLGFYLLMVFSPGNSLGSWLQDVFGIRLIFSFSGLVIGSVIYSLPFMVGPIQSGLSGLSSSLQEASYVLGKSKMKTLISVLLPNIKPSILTGIVLAFAHTVGEFGVVLMIGGNIPDKTKVVSIAIYDEVEALNYSGANMYSLLLFIVTFVILLLVYLINGGYLKRFWK, from the coding sequence ATGATAGATTGGGGGCCAATCATATTAACTACTAAACTTGCATTAGTAACGACAGTTGTTTTGCTGGTAATTTCAATTCCATTGGCCTATTGGTTAGCATATTCAAAATCTAGGATTAAACCGATTGTAGAAACCCTAGTAAGTATGCCGTTAGTATTGCCGCCAACCGTATTGGGATTTTATCTATTAATGGTATTTAGTCCAGGAAACAGTCTTGGTAGTTGGTTACAGGATGTTTTTGGAATTCGATTAATTTTTTCATTTTCAGGATTAGTGATAGGATCAGTTATTTATAGCCTTCCTTTTATGGTTGGACCTATTCAATCTGGTTTATCTGGTTTATCTAGTTCTTTACAGGAGGCTTCCTATGTGTTAGGTAAATCTAAAATGAAAACACTTATTAGTGTTTTATTACCAAATATAAAACCTTCTATATTAACAGGGATTGTATTGGCTTTTGCTCATACTGTTGGTGAATTTGGGGTTGTTCTAATGATTGGGGGTAATATTCCTGATAAAACGAAAGTGGTTTCAATAGCAATATATGACGAAGTTGAAGCATTAAATTATAGCGGTGCAAATATGTATTCATTGCTATTGTTTATAGTAACCTTTGTGATTTTATTATTGGTGTATTTAATTAACGGAGGATATTTAAAACGGTTTTGGAAATGA
- a CDS encoding sulfate/molybdate ABC transporter ATP-binding protein translates to MIEVTIDKKLQTAEGNMKLDIRLSIEKGQLVTLYGASGAGKTSILRIIAGLLSADSGQIVVDGTYWLDDNRKISFSPQQRRIGYVFQDYALFPNMTVQENLEFALGKGQDKSVIEELISIVALDKLKNRKPNTLSGGQQQRVALARALVRKPKVLLLDEPLSALDIKMRSKLQDYILKVHREYELTTILVSHDIGEIIKMSDKVYCLEDGKITKVGDSLSVFTDNQLSGKYQFTGEVINIESEDVVFIVTVLIGNNVVKVIAQESEISSLTIGDKVVVASKAFNPVLIKI, encoded by the coding sequence ATGATAGAAGTTACCATTGATAAGAAGCTCCAAACGGCTGAAGGAAATATGAAGCTTGATATTCGATTGAGTATAGAGAAAGGGCAATTGGTTACTTTATATGGGGCTTCTGGAGCAGGAAAGACATCAATTCTTAGAATCATCGCTGGGTTGCTTTCGGCAGATAGTGGACAGATTGTAGTAGACGGTACATATTGGTTAGATGATAATAGAAAGATCAGTTTTAGTCCTCAACAACGTAGAATTGGATATGTTTTTCAAGATTATGCCTTATTTCCAAATATGACAGTGCAAGAAAATCTAGAATTTGCCTTAGGAAAAGGTCAAGACAAAAGTGTTATTGAAGAATTGATTTCTATAGTAGCTTTGGATAAACTTAAGAATAGAAAGCCAAATACATTATCAGGAGGTCAACAACAAAGAGTGGCATTGGCTCGGGCATTGGTTCGCAAACCAAAGGTTTTATTGTTGGATGAACCCTTGTCTGCGCTTGATATAAAAATGCGTAGCAAATTGCAGGATTATATACTAAAAGTACATCGAGAATATGAGCTAACCACAATTTTGGTAAGTCACGATATTGGAGAAATTATTAAGATGTCTGATAAAGTATATTGTCTTGAAGATGGTAAGATAACTAAAGTAGGAGATTCGTTATCCGTTTTTACGGATAATCAACTAAGTGGTAAATATCAGTTTACAGGAGAAGTGATTAACATAGAATCGGAAGATGTTGTATTCATAGTTACAGTTCTTATTGGTAATAATGTAGTTAAGGTCATCGCACAGGAATCGGAAATTAGTAGTCTAACTATTGGAGATAAAGTTGTTGTAGCTTCTAAAGCTTTTAATCCTGTACTTATAAAAATTTAA
- a CDS encoding DUF2867 domain-containing protein: MKVEKVSLPKTSLLLKNKYDYSDSFKSEFTDKEDVVDILVITKSFFSTSPKWIEKLFVLRNQIVAVFGLKTGDSLDKRKETLNNFKGEIGDKIGIFKVFDKSENEIILGEDDTHLNFRVSLLLDSKPNSSKNLTISTIVNFNNWFGKLYFLPVKPFHKLIVPTMLKSTIRGSIAPSQ, translated from the coding sequence ATGAAAGTTGAAAAAGTAAGTTTACCTAAGACTTCATTACTACTTAAAAACAAGTATGATTATTCTGATAGTTTTAAAAGTGAGTTTACGGATAAAGAGGATGTCGTAGATATCTTAGTAATCACTAAATCCTTTTTTTCTACTTCTCCTAAATGGATTGAAAAACTATTTGTGTTAAGAAATCAGATAGTTGCAGTTTTTGGACTTAAAACTGGAGATAGCCTGGATAAGAGAAAAGAAACATTAAATAATTTTAAAGGAGAGATCGGAGATAAAATAGGGATTTTTAAAGTATTTGATAAATCGGAGAATGAAATTATTCTGGGAGAAGACGATACGCATCTTAATTTTAGAGTTTCTCTACTCTTAGATTCAAAACCTAATTCGAGTAAAAATCTTACTATTTCGACAATTGTAAATTTTAATAATTGGTTTGGGAAATTGTATTTTTTACCTGTAAAACCATTTCATAAACTCATTGTTCCAACCATGCTTAAAAGTACTATTAGAGGATCAATTGCTCCGAGTCAGTAA
- a CDS encoding DUF4230 domain-containing protein translates to MRNFLLGALIAAFIAVGISYFINQATSQKTELESSDLILDQIKNVGKLVVTEGHFSEVITYKDAKKYYLDILTAEKKAIVVVNAGVTVSYDLSKIKHQIDQTNKTLTITSIPEAEININPNIKYHDLEEDFFNQFSPEDHNLIQKEVTRQLNKKIEASTLKSNAENRLISELQKIYILTNSLGWKLVYKGNSITDSEQLIL, encoded by the coding sequence ATGCGTAATTTTCTTCTTGGTGCCTTAATTGCTGCATTCATAGCAGTTGGCATTAGTTATTTTATCAATCAAGCTACATCCCAAAAAACTGAATTAGAGTCTTCTGATCTTATACTTGACCAAATAAAAAATGTTGGGAAATTAGTTGTTACCGAAGGGCATTTCTCCGAAGTTATTACCTATAAAGATGCCAAAAAATATTACTTGGATATTTTGACTGCTGAAAAAAAGGCTATTGTTGTGGTAAATGCTGGTGTTACCGTTTCCTATGACTTAAGCAAGATCAAACACCAAATCGATCAAACTAATAAGACACTTACAATTACCAGTATCCCTGAAGCTGAGATTAACATCAATCCCAACATAAAATATCACGATCTAGAAGAAGATTTTTTTAATCAATTCAGTCCTGAAGATCATAACCTCATACAAAAAGAAGTTACGAGACAGCTTAACAAAAAGATAGAAGCCTCTACACTAAAATCTAATGCAGAAAATCGTTTAATTAGTGAGCTACAAAAGATTTACATTCTTACCAATTCCTTAGGATGGAAACTAGTTTATAAAGGTAATTCTATTACTGACTCGGAGCAATTGATCCTCTAA
- a CDS encoding DUF4136 domain-containing protein: MKFFSLLSLILIITLGSCSTVRVASDYDKQTNFNGYKSYAFFKPGIDKAEISDLDKKRILRAIESDMTAKGFTKSENPDVLVSIFTKTKENVNIYQNNFGFGYGWGWNPWFWNSGFNTVSRTTEGTLYIDLIDASKNELIWQGMGTAALTEKVDKKQEKMNQIVSAILEKYPPELK; this comes from the coding sequence ATGAAATTTTTCTCTCTTTTATCACTGATCCTTATCATTACACTTGGCTCTTGCTCTACTGTTAGAGTAGCATCTGATTATGATAAGCAAACTAATTTTAATGGTTACAAAAGCTATGCCTTTTTTAAACCAGGTATAGATAAAGCTGAAATCAGTGACCTAGACAAAAAACGCATTTTAAGAGCTATTGAATCTGATATGACCGCTAAAGGTTTTACAAAATCTGAAAACCCGGATGTATTGGTTAGCATCTTTACAAAAACAAAGGAAAACGTAAATATTTATCAAAATAATTTTGGATTTGGTTACGGCTGGGGCTGGAATCCTTGGTTTTGGAACAGCGGTTTTAATACTGTATCTAGAACGACAGAAGGAACATTATATATAGATCTTATTGATGCTTCAAAAAATGAATTAATTTGGCAAGGAATGGGAACAGCAGCCTTAACCGAAAAAGTAGACAAAAAACAGGAAAAAATGAATCAAATTGTATCTGCAATACTAGAGAAATACCCTCCAGAATTAAAATAA
- a CDS encoding DUF5522 domain-containing protein, with protein MSNPKRILKPEEGDYYLTPEGYRCFTEQYHLKRGYCCESGCRHCPYGYDKKTNKYIKE; from the coding sequence ATGAGCAATCCAAAAAGAATACTAAAACCCGAAGAAGGAGACTATTATCTTACTCCAGAAGGGTACCGATGTTTTACGGAACAATACCATTTAAAAAGAGGTTATTGTTGCGAGAGCGGTTGTAGGCATTGTCCCTATGGCTATGATAAAAAAACAAATAAGTACATTAAAGAGTAA
- a CDS encoding 1-aminocyclopropane-1-carboxylate deaminase/D-cysteine desulfhydrase yields the protein MNFFSLVVRESKNEEIVHPILKQAGVSIHIKREDLIHDHISGNKFRKLKYNLLEAKKKGFNRILTFGGAYSNHISATAAAGKLVGLDTVGVIRGEELAKNLSHTLSQNDTLRLASHNGMRLKFVSRKDYKEKTSEPFLEMLKKEFGSFYSVPEGGTNELAIEGCKEILTGKDEIFDYVCCAVGTGGTISGIINASLEHQNIIGFPALKGDFLSDEIKKYTHKTNWSLTDEYHFGGYGKINLTLIEFMNRFKKEQNIALDPIYTGKMMYGVFDKIEKGFFTKNTRILAIHTGGLQGISGMNKKLGKKKLPLIRI from the coding sequence ATGAATTTTTTTTCTTTGGTAGTAAGAGAATCAAAAAATGAAGAAATAGTGCATCCTATTTTAAAACAAGCAGGAGTGTCTATTCACATAAAAAGAGAAGATCTTATTCATGATCATATTTCGGGAAATAAATTCAGAAAACTTAAATACAATCTTTTAGAGGCTAAAAAAAAGGGTTTTAATAGAATACTTACGTTTGGTGGAGCTTATAGTAACCATATTTCTGCTACTGCAGCTGCAGGTAAATTAGTGGGGTTAGATACAGTTGGGGTTATTAGAGGAGAAGAATTAGCAAAAAATTTATCACATACGCTATCGCAGAATGATACCTTACGTTTAGCATCACATAATGGTATGCGACTAAAGTTTGTTAGCAGAAAAGATTACAAAGAAAAAACATCAGAACCATTTTTGGAAATGTTGAAAAAAGAATTTGGCTCTTTTTACTCTGTTCCAGAAGGAGGTACAAATGAGTTAGCAATAGAAGGGTGTAAAGAAATTTTAACTGGGAAGGATGAGATATTCGATTATGTATGTTGTGCGGTGGGAACTGGAGGTACTATCTCTGGGATTATCAATGCTAGCCTCGAGCATCAGAACATTATTGGATTTCCTGCGTTAAAAGGAGATTTCCTTTCTGATGAAATTAAAAAATACACTCATAAAACAAATTGGAGTTTAACGGATGAGTATCATTTTGGAGGGTACGGTAAAATAAATCTAACATTAATTGAGTTTATGAATAGATTTAAAAAAGAACAAAATATTGCTTTGGATCCAATCTATACAGGAAAGATGATGTATGGTGTTTTTGATAAAATAGAGAAAGGGTTTTTTACAAAAAATACTCGTATTTTAGCCATTCATACAGGAGGATTGCAAGGTATTTCGGGTATGAATAAGAAGCTAGGTAAAAAGAAGCTTCCGCTTATTAGAATTTGA
- a CDS encoding glucosaminidase domain-containing protein, which yields MNVRRIITLFCIATFIVSCGGSKKATTSRRTKTASRKTEVKREVKEVKEEVVKPKKPLTTVSYKEKVQNYIFEYVGIAKHEMIQYGIPASITLAQGILESGAGYGDLTSKAKNHFGIKCHDWTGDRVYHDDDRSQECFRKYDEASHSFRDHSLFLKNRKRYAKLFTYKQDDYKSWAYGLRAAGYATDKKYPVKLISIIERYNLDAYDAEVLGKDYNYQKPKKTKPVNAKNGEYVVQKGDTLYSISRRYNLKVTELKAYNNLKDNAITIGQVLKVQEPDDDSEEF from the coding sequence ATGAACGTGAGGAGAATTATAACGTTGTTTTGTATAGCTACATTCATTGTTTCTTGCGGAGGTAGTAAAAAAGCAACTACTTCTAGAAGAACCAAAACTGCTTCTAGAAAAACTGAAGTAAAAAGAGAGGTAAAAGAGGTTAAAGAAGAGGTAGTTAAACCGAAAAAACCACTAACTACAGTTTCTTACAAAGAAAAAGTTCAGAATTATATATTTGAGTATGTAGGTATTGCCAAGCACGAGATGATTCAGTACGGTATTCCTGCAAGTATAACATTAGCTCAGGGAATTTTAGAATCAGGCGCTGGTTACGGAGACCTTACCAGTAAGGCAAAAAACCATTTTGGGATTAAATGCCATGATTGGACAGGTGATAGAGTGTATCACGATGATGATCGATCCCAAGAGTGTTTTAGAAAATATGATGAAGCAAGTCACTCTTTCAGAGATCATTCTTTGTTTTTGAAGAATAGAAAACGCTATGCAAAACTCTTCACCTACAAGCAAGATGATTATAAATCCTGGGCTTACGGGTTACGAGCTGCTGGCTATGCTACGGACAAAAAGTATCCTGTAAAGTTGATAAGTATTATAGAACGTTATAACTTAGATGCATATGATGCTGAGGTCTTAGGGAAAGATTACAACTATCAAAAGCCTAAAAAGACAAAACCGGTTAATGCGAAAAATGGAGAGTATGTGGTGCAAAAAGGAGATACATTATATTCCATATCGAGAAGATACAACTTAAAAGTTACAGAGTTAAAAGCATATAATAATTTAAAAGATAATGCAATCACCATAGGGCAAGTGCTTAAAGTACAAGAACCCGACGATGATTCTGAAGAATTTTAA
- the hemL gene encoding glutamate-1-semialdehyde 2,1-aminomutase, with product MIYKRSSTLFREAQKVIPGGVNSPVRAFKAVGGDPIFVKEARGAYLYDEDGNRLIDYINSWGPMILGHAHPPVVDAVVEKAKKGTSFGMPTEIETKIAELAVSMVPNIDKIRFVNSGTEACMSAVRLARGFTKKDKIIKFAGCYHGHSDSFLIQAGSGAVTFGSPNSPGVTEGTAKDTLLARYNDLNNVEEIITSNKNEIACIIIEPVAGNMGCIPPSKGFLEGLRSLCDTHNILLIFDEVMTGFRLAKGGVQELYGIKADIVTFGKVIGGGLPVGAFAAREEIMNHLAPLGPVYQAGTLSGNPLAMAAGLTMLTELHENPNIFDSIAKKTEYLHKGIAKVLTEKNIVHTINRVGSMISVHFSENPVVDFESAAEGNNDTFKKFFHGMLNQGIYIAPSAFETWFITEALTYEDLDTTISAVAVTAGSL from the coding sequence ATGATTTATAAAAGAAGTAGTACTCTATTTAGAGAGGCTCAAAAAGTTATTCCAGGTGGAGTTAACTCTCCCGTTCGCGCATTTAAGGCAGTTGGAGGAGATCCAATTTTTGTAAAAGAAGCAAGAGGAGCTTATTTGTATGATGAAGATGGAAATCGATTGATAGATTATATTAATTCTTGGGGCCCAATGATTCTTGGTCATGCACATCCTCCAGTTGTAGATGCTGTAGTTGAAAAAGCTAAAAAAGGAACAAGTTTTGGGATGCCAACAGAAATTGAGACTAAGATTGCGGAGTTGGCAGTATCTATGGTTCCTAATATTGATAAGATTCGATTTGTAAATTCTGGAACAGAAGCTTGTATGAGTGCCGTTCGATTAGCAAGAGGATTTACCAAAAAAGATAAAATAATCAAGTTTGCAGGTTGCTATCATGGTCATAGTGATTCTTTTTTGATTCAGGCGGGTAGTGGAGCGGTTACTTTTGGAAGCCCAAATAGTCCAGGAGTTACAGAAGGAACTGCAAAAGACACGTTACTGGCTAGATATAATGATTTAAATAATGTAGAAGAAATTATTACTTCTAATAAGAATGAAATTGCATGTATTATTATTGAGCCTGTAGCAGGTAATATGGGATGTATTCCTCCATCTAAAGGTTTTTTAGAAGGATTAAGATCTCTTTGTGATACCCATAATATTTTGTTGATTTTTGATGAGGTAATGACTGGGTTTAGATTAGCAAAAGGAGGAGTACAAGAATTGTATGGAATCAAAGCTGATATTGTAACTTTTGGGAAGGTAATTGGAGGAGGTCTTCCGGTAGGTGCTTTTGCTGCTAGAGAAGAAATAATGAATCACCTAGCACCCTTGGGGCCAGTATATCAAGCAGGAACTTTAAGTGGTAATCCATTGGCAATGGCTGCTGGATTGACAATGCTGACTGAGTTGCATGAAAATCCAAATATTTTTGATAGTATCGCAAAAAAGACCGAGTATTTACATAAAGGTATTGCTAAGGTATTAACGGAAAAAAATATAGTACATACGATTAACAGAGTAGGTTCGATGATTTCTGTTCATTTTTCTGAGAATCCTGTGGTAGATTTTGAAAGTGCCGCAGAAGGGAATAATGATACTTTCAAGAAATTCTTTCATGGAATGTTAAATCAAGGTATATATATTGCACCAAGTGCTTTCGAAACCTGGTTTATCACGGAGGCATTAACTTATGAAGATTTAGATACTACTATAAGTGCGGTAGCCGTCACAGCAGGTAGTTTATAA
- a CDS encoding zinc-dependent metalloprotease: MLKNTLYLLLVFTVTLSSCSSLQNKKNKKPATAAAKKPSKDKNAIKPYKEVITKKAKSDPGLFTVHNIEDKYFYEIPDSLFNREMLMVTRIAKTATGIGFGGGKQNTQVLRWQRKNKKVLLRVVSHQIYAADSLPIHEAVENSNFEPVLFSFPIKAFHKDSVNNATVIDVTDLFKKDVKAIGFPASRRKRYKITRLDASLSYIDSIRSYPLNIETRHVKTYNAGAPPSNASTGTISLEMSNSMILLPETPMKRRIFDQRVGWFARGQTDYGLEAQESKTIRYLDRWRLEVRDEDIEKFNRGELVVPKKQIVYYIDRATPKKWVKYIKQGIEDWQVAFEEAGFKEAIIAKDPPTKEEDPDWSPEDARYSVVRYLASPIPNANGPHVSDPRSGEILESDINWYHNVMTLLRNWFFVQTAAINPDAQGVAFKDEVMGRLIRFVSSHEVGHTLGLPHNMGSSVAYPVESLRDPAFTKKYGTAPSIMDYARFNYIAQPGDGDVALMPEIGIYDKYSIKWGYRPILNTTPEEEKKTLDSWILKHADDPKYRFGRQQFGVIDPSSQTEDLGDDAVKASTYGIANLKRIIPNLIKWTAEDGKNYSDLQTMYGQVLSQYNRYMGHVSSNIGGVYEYYKTYDQEGAVYTHVTKENQKRAMKFLQEQLFTTPDWLLDATIFNKIESAGSVERVRGFQTRTLNNLLDQGRMARLIENEALNARNAYSLIDMMTELRSGIWKELRTGASIDVYRRNLQRAYLERLEFLMTKEQTPIPANFRRFVRRTNVDVSQSDIRPIVRAELKNLQRNINSAIGRTSDRMTRYHLQDATERISLILDPKK, from the coding sequence ATGCTCAAAAATACATTATACCTTTTATTGGTATTTACAGTAACGCTTTCTAGTTGCTCTTCATTACAAAACAAAAAAAATAAAAAGCCTGCTACCGCAGCAGCTAAGAAACCTAGCAAAGACAAAAATGCTATTAAACCTTATAAGGAGGTTATTACAAAAAAAGCTAAAAGTGATCCAGGACTTTTCACCGTTCATAATATAGAAGATAAATATTTTTACGAAATTCCAGATTCACTATTTAACAGAGAAATGTTGATGGTAACCAGAATTGCCAAAACCGCTACGGGTATTGGTTTTGGTGGTGGAAAACAAAACACACAGGTACTTAGATGGCAAAGAAAGAACAAAAAAGTATTATTAAGAGTGGTATCACATCAGATTTATGCTGCAGATTCTTTACCAATCCATGAAGCCGTTGAGAATTCGAATTTCGAGCCGGTATTATTTTCGTTTCCAATAAAAGCTTTTCATAAAGATTCTGTAAATAATGCTACAGTAATTGATGTTACAGACTTATTTAAAAAAGATGTAAAAGCCATTGGTTTTCCAGCTTCAAGAAGAAAAAGATACAAGATCACTCGATTAGATGCTAGCCTTTCCTATATAGACTCGATAAGAAGTTATCCTCTTAATATAGAAACACGACACGTAAAAACATACAATGCCGGAGCACCACCTTCTAATGCCAGTACTGGAACTATTTCTCTAGAAATGAGTAATTCTATGATTTTACTTCCGGAAACACCTATGAAACGCAGAATATTTGACCAACGAGTCGGTTGGTTCGCCAGAGGACAAACTGATTATGGTTTAGAAGCACAGGAAAGTAAAACGATACGCTATTTAGATAGATGGAGATTAGAAGTACGCGATGAAGATATCGAAAAATTTAATAGAGGAGAATTGGTTGTTCCAAAAAAACAAATTGTCTATTATATAGATCGCGCCACTCCTAAAAAATGGGTTAAATATATCAAACAAGGTATTGAAGATTGGCAAGTAGCCTTTGAAGAAGCTGGTTTTAAAGAAGCTATTATAGCTAAAGACCCGCCTACTAAAGAAGAAGATCCAGATTGGAGTCCAGAAGATGCACGTTACTCTGTAGTACGTTATTTAGCATCTCCTATACCTAATGCAAATGGACCACATGTAAGTGACCCAAGATCTGGAGAAATTTTAGAAAGTGACATCAACTGGTATCATAACGTAATGACTCTATTACGTAACTGGTTTTTTGTACAGACTGCAGCGATCAACCCAGACGCACAAGGCGTAGCTTTTAAAGATGAAGTTATGGGTAGGTTAATACGATTCGTATCTTCTCATGAGGTAGGCCATACATTAGGATTGCCTCATAATATGGGAAGTAGTGTTGCATACCCAGTAGAATCATTACGTGATCCTGCTTTTACTAAAAAATACGGAACTGCACCATCTATAATGGATTATGCTCGTTTTAATTATATTGCTCAACCAGGTGATGGAGATGTTGCACTCATGCCAGAAATTGGAATCTATGACAAATATTCTATAAAATGGGGATACCGACCAATTCTTAATACAACTCCTGAAGAAGAGAAAAAAACTTTGGATAGCTGGATATTAAAACACGCAGATGACCCTAAATATCGTTTTGGGAGACAACAATTTGGTGTAATTGACCCTAGCTCACAAACAGAAGATCTTGGTGATGATGCAGTAAAAGCTAGTACTTATGGTATTGCCAACTTAAAAAGAATTATTCCTAATCTAATCAAATGGACTGCAGAAGACGGTAAAAATTACAGTGACTTACAAACGATGTATGGACAAGTGTTAAGTCAATATAATAGATATATGGGACATGTTTCTTCTAATATTGGTGGTGTATATGAATACTACAAGACCTATGATCAAGAAGGGGCTGTTTATACACACGTAACTAAAGAAAATCAAAAACGTGCCATGAAGTTCTTACAAGAACAGTTATTTACTACTCCAGACTGGTTATTGGATGCTACTATTTTTAATAAAATAGAGTCTGCAGGTAGTGTAGAACGCGTTCGTGGATTTCAAACTAGAACATTAAACAATTTACTGGACCAAGGTAGAATGGCACGGTTAATTGAAAACGAAGCTCTAAATGCAAGAAATGCATATTCATTAATAGATATGATGACAGAATTGCGATCTGGTATTTGGAAAGAGTTAAGAACAGGAGCATCAATTGATGTATATCGTCGAAATTTACAACGCGCATACTTAGAAAGATTGGAGTTTTTGATGACAAAAGAGCAAACACCAATTCCAGCTAACTTTAGACGTTTTGTACGACGTACTAATGTAGATGTTTCGCAAAGTGACATCAGACCTATTGTTAGGGCAGAATTAAAAAACTTACAAAGAAATATTAATAGCGCAATAGGTAGAACTTCTGATAGAATGACGCGTTATCATTTACAGGATGCTACAGAAAGAATCTCACTAATACTGGATCCTAAAAAATAA